A stretch of Homo sapiens chromosome 12, GRCh38.p14 Primary Assembly DNA encodes these proteins:
- the LPAR5 gene encoding lysophosphatidic acid receptor 5, with product MLANSSSTNSSVLPCPDYRPTHRLHLVVYSLVLAAGLPLNALALWVFLRALRVHSVVSVYMCNLAASDLLFTLSLPVRLSYYALHHWPFPDLLCQTTGAIFQMNMYGSCIFLMLINVDRYAAIVHPLRLRHLRRPRVARLLCLGVWALILVFAVPAARVHRPSRCRYRDLEVRLCFESFSDELWKGRLLPLVLLAEALGFLLPLAAVVYSSGRVFWTLARPDATQSQRRRKTVRLLLANLVIFLLCFVPYNSTLAVYGLLRSKLVAASVPARDRVRGVLMVMVLLAGANCVLDPLVYYFSAEGFRNTLRGLGTPHRARTSATNGTRAALAQSERSAVTTDATRPDAASQGLLRPSDSHSLSSFTQCPQDSAL from the coding sequence ATGTTAGCCAACAGCTCCTCAACCAACAGTTCTGTTCTCCCGTGTCCTGACTACCGACCTACCCACCGCCTGCACTTGGTGGTCTACAGCTTGGTGCTGGCTGCCGGGCTCCCCCTCAACGCGCTAGCCCTCTGGGTCTTCCTGCGCGCGCTGCGCGTGCACTCGGTGGTGAGCGTGTACATGTGTAACCTGGCGGCCAGCGACCTGCTCTTCACCCTCTCGCTGCCCGTTCGTCTCTCCTACTACGCACTGCACCACTGGCCCTTCCCCGACCTCCTGTGCCAGACGACGGGCGCCATCTTCCAGATGAACATGTACGGCAGCTGCATCTTCCTGATGCTCATCAACGTGGACCGCTACGCCGCCATCGTGCACCCGCTGCGACTGCGCCACCTGCGGCGGCCCCGCGTGGCGCGGCTGCTCTGCCTGGGCGTGTGGGCGCTCATCCTGGTGTTTGCCGTGCCCGCCGCCCGCGTGCACAGGCCCTCGCGTTGCCGCTACCGGGACCTCGAGGTGCGCCTATGCTTCGAGAGCTTCAGCGACGAGCTGTGGAAAGGCAGGCTGCTGCCCCTCGTGCTGCTGGCCGAGGCGCTGGGCTTCCTGCTGCCCCTGGCGGCGGTGGTCTACTCGTCGGGCCGAGTCTTCTGGACGCTGGCGCGCCCCGACGCCACGCAGAGCCAGCGGCGGCGGAAGACCGTGCGCCTCCTGCTGGCTAACCTCGTCATCTTCCTGCTGTGCTTCGTGCCCTACAACAGCACGCTGGCGGTCTACGGGCTGCTGCGGAGCAAGCTGGTGGCGGCCAGCGTGCCTGCCCGCGATCGCGTGCGCGGGGTGCTGATGGTGATGGTGCTGCTGGCCGGCGCCAACTGCGTGCTGGACCCGCTGGTGTACTACTTTAGCGCCGAGGGCTTCCGCAACACCCTGCGCGGCCTGGGCACTCCGCACCGGGCCAGGACCTCGGCCACCAACGGGACGCGGGCGGCGCTCGCGCAATCCGAAAGGTCCGCCGTCACCACCGACGCCACCAGGCCGGATGCCGCCAGTCAGGGGCTGCTCCGACCCTCCGACTCCCACTCTCTGTCTTCCTTCACACAGTGTCCCCAGGATTCCGCCCTCTGA